One window of Candidatus Methylarchaceae archaeon HK02M2 genomic DNA carries:
- a CDS encoding HDIG domain-containing protein — protein MNEQEAINLLKKEKNLDTLIRHSITVSEVSTILALAIRKKGYDIDLNLVKVGGLLHDIGRTRTHSVHHGYVGGRLLREMGIDEKIARIAERHVGGGLSKKDAETLKLPEGIYMPETLEEKVVCFADKIVEIDHVIPLEETLDKFKTELGDESDSVQRLLELKGELAILLKCNPEEVVNKNFVCMR, from the coding sequence ATGAACGAGCAAGAAGCAATAAATTTATTGAAAAAAGAGAAGAACCTTGATACACTTATTCGACATAGCATTACTGTGAGTGAAGTCTCAACTATATTGGCTTTGGCTATAAGGAAAAAGGGTTATGATATTGACTTAAATTTAGTAAAAGTAGGAGGTTTATTGCACGATATAGGTAGAACGAGAACACATTCAGTTCATCATGGATATGTAGGTGGAAGACTTTTAAGAGAAATGGGCATTGATGAGAAGATAGCAAGGATAGCAGAGAGGCATGTAGGTGGGGGGTTATCGAAAAAGGATGCTGAGACATTAAAATTGCCAGAGGGAATATATATGCCAGAAACTTTGGAAGAGAAAGTAGTCTGCTTCGCTGATAAAATTGTTGAAATAGATCATGTCATTCCTTTAGAAGAGACTTTGGATAAGTTCAAAACGGAACTCGGAGATGAAAGTGATAGTGTGCAAAGACTCTTAGAACTAAAGGGAGAACTCGCAATATTGTTAAAATGTAACCCAGAGGAGGTAGTCAATAAGAATTTCGTTTGTATGAGATAA
- a CDS encoding transcription factor, producing the protein MMVKHSKIEYEDAFVKIAGLLGGEDYVRVARALLNNEHATDEEIASATGLKINTVRKTLYHLFGRSLIGGVRVRDLKRGWFVYRWRAQRDQTDSFIDAQKKKTLRRLKERLTYEESHDFYHCGTLECQRMTFVESIDLFFKCPNCGKILDGVDNNELKKALEWKIKEIIEEIENVNETSESVD; encoded by the coding sequence ATGATGGTTAAACATTCAAAGATTGAGTATGAAGATGCCTTTGTCAAGATAGCTGGTTTACTAGGTGGCGAAGATTATGTAAGAGTAGCAAGAGCACTGCTTAACAATGAGCATGCAACTGACGAAGAGATAGCCAGTGCTACGGGATTGAAAATTAATACTGTCAGAAAAACTTTATACCATTTATTTGGTAGGTCTCTTATTGGTGGAGTAAGAGTCCGTGACTTGAAGAGAGGTTGGTTTGTATACAGATGGCGCGCTCAAAGAGACCAAACGGACAGTTTTATAGATGCTCAGAAGAAAAAAACATTAAGGAGACTAAAAGAAAGATTAACTTATGAAGAAAGCCATGACTTCTACCATTGTGGTACCCTTGAATGTCAAAGAATGACTTTTGTAGAATCGATTGATCTGTTCTTTAAGTGCCCTAACTGTGGTAAAATCTTGGATGGGGTAGACAATAACGAATTAAAGAAAGCTCTTGAATGGAAAATCAAGGAAATAATAGAGGAAATAGAGAATGTTAATGAAACTAGCGAATCTGTGGATTAA